A part of Solenopsis invicta isolate M01_SB chromosome 2, UNIL_Sinv_3.0, whole genome shotgun sequence genomic DNA contains:
- the LOC105197416 gene encoding PDZ domain-containing protein GIPC3 isoform X2: MPLFKARATPRSPATEKAANGVQYRNHQQQHHHHQAGGGDNGHDSGNGTGSSRSGNGAPSLQHEQARSPARDPKPSTLVFHCQLAHGSPTGLISDFSNVRELYQKIAERYDLPADEILFCTLNTHKVDMTELLGGQIGVGDFIFAHKKGRPKEIELVKTDDALGLTITDNGAGYAFIKRIKEGSVIDRIKVIEVGDHIERIDSTSLVGRRHFEVAKMLKDIPKGSTFTLRLVEPQKNGFGSIGPRGDLKKGKKAGYGSGKETLRFKADGSAQIVEQIDDAAAIGVEKINTILESFMGISDTELATQIWELAEDKCNSIDFAEAIDNSDLEDFGFTDEFVIELWGAVTDARAGRHR, from the exons ATGCCGCTGTTCAAGGCGCGGGCCACGCCGAGATCGCCGGCAACGGAGAAAGCTGCGAACGGCGTGCAGTATCGCAACCACCAGCAgcagcatcatcatcatcaggcCGGTGGTGGTGACAACGGTCATGACAGCGGTAACGGTACCGGTAGCAGCCGGTCGGGCAACGGCGCTCCTTCTCTTCAGCACGAGCAGGCGAGATCACCGGCCCGGGACCCGAAGCCGTCGACGCTGGTCTTCCACTGCCAACTGGCCCACGGCAGTCCCACGGGACTGATATCCGACTTCAGCAATGTTCGGGAGCTGTACCAGAAGATCGCCGAGCGCTACGATCTGCCCGCGGACGAG ATTCTCTTTTGTACACTCAACACGCACAAAGTGGACATGACGGAGCTATTAGGTGGACAAATCGGCGTGGGCGACTTCATCTTCGCACATAAGAAAG GCCGGCCGAAAGAAATCGAACTGGTGAAAACGGATGACGCGCTGGGTCTGACGATCACCGACAACGGCGCCGGTTACGCTTTCATAAAGCGCATAAAGGAGGGTTCCGTGATCGACAGGATAAAGGTGATCGAGGTGGGCGATCATATCGAGAGGATCGATTCGACCAGCCTCGTCGGCAGGCGGCACTTCGAGGTGGCGAAGATGCTGAAGGACATACCGAAGGGCTCTACGTTCACGCTGAGGCTGGTGGAGCCGCAGAAGAACGGCTTCGGCAGCATCGGGCCGCGCGGTGATCTCAAGAAGGGAAAGAAAGCCGGTTACGGATCCGGCAAGGAGACTCTCAGATTCAAGGCCGACGGCAGCGCTCAAATCGTAGAGCAA ATCGATGACGCCGCCGCGATAGGCGTCGAGAAGATTAACACAATCTTGGAGAGCTTCATGGGTATCTCTGATACGGAGTTAG CCACGCAAATCTGGGAGCTTGCCGAGGACAAATGCAACAGCATAGATTTCGCCGAGGCGATAGACAACTCCGACCTGGAGGACTTTGGTTTCACCGACGAGTTTGTGATCGAATTGTGGGGTGCCGTGACCGACGCCAGAGCGGGTCGGCATCGATGA